One window of the Rosa rugosa chromosome 3, drRosRugo1.1, whole genome shotgun sequence genome contains the following:
- the LOC133737537 gene encoding uncharacterized protein LOC133737537, producing MSNLNKLDFVALEVSGRNYLKWTQDVKLHLTANKMRSTIIADNITPEDMKARAMIFIRKHMEEALKVEYLAEEDPRSLWVALEERFNHQRAIYLPEARHDWQNIRFQDFKTVNEYNSEICRIRNNTGKETLLDSLN from the exons atgtcaaatctcaacaagcttgactttgttgctttggaagtTTCCGGAAGGAACTATCTCAAGTGGACCCAAGATGTCAAGCTTCATCtgactgcaaataagatgagatcaacGATTATTGCTGACAACATCACCCCTGAAGACATGAAGGCAAGGGCTATGATTTTCATCAGGAAACATATGGAAGAAGCACTCAAGGTGGAATATTTAGCTGAAGAGGACCCAAGatctctttgggtcgctctagaagagcgatTCAACCATCAAAGAGCCATCTACTTGCCGGAAGCAAGACACGATTGGCAGAACATACGCTTCCAGGATTTCAAGACTGTCAATGAGTATAACTCTGAAATCTGCCGGATTCG CAACAATACAGGGAAAGAAACTTTGCTAGATTCTCTGAATTAA